Proteins encoded in a region of the Halobacteriovoraceae bacterium genome:
- a CDS encoding PepSY domain-containing protein — protein MKAKVILIAAMLTLTTQVYAKKNCTSEPKSKWMSESDFKAKMVKKGYKIRKFKQPGTCYEIYGRNPQGQKVEVYFSPVTAEIIKSEIDD, from the coding sequence ATGAAAGCAAAAGTAATTTTAATCGCTGCAATGTTAACCTTAACCACTCAAGTTTATGCCAAAAAAAACTGTACTTCTGAACCAAAAAGTAAATGGATGAGCGAATCAGATTTTAAAGCAAAAATGGTTAAAAAAGGCTATAAAATCCGAAAATTTAAACAGCCCGGTACTTGTTATGAAATTTATGGCAGAAATCCACAAGGGCAAAAAGTTGAAGTTTACTTTAGCCCTGTAACAGCCGAGATCATCAAATCGGAAATTGATGATTGA
- a CDS encoding cytochrome b/b6 domain-containing protein, which yields MENSKAYDLPVRIFHWAFALLFVMSFSIAKLIDDDSALCSYHMLSGILMVSIVILRIVWGLVGSKNSRFSSFKLRPSELIAYMKSVVSNKSQRYLGHNPASSYAAILMMIFTLGIGFSGLMMSLRINKHFFEEIHELLANGFLVVVLFHIAGVLLHQFKHNDGMIFSMLNGKKAKIDDESEIKSNHPLVAIVFVIFLIGMGSYILKSFDGNTGKLNAFGAQLQLGENEHDEHKDERESFVNEEHDDDDDNEEDDD from the coding sequence ATGGAAAATTCAAAAGCTTATGATTTGCCTGTCAGAATATTTCACTGGGCGTTTGCACTACTATTTGTGATGTCATTTTCGATCGCTAAACTAATTGATGATGACTCAGCGCTCTGCTCCTACCACATGTTATCAGGGATTCTAATGGTATCCATCGTGATACTAAGGATTGTCTGGGGATTGGTGGGGTCAAAAAATTCAAGATTCAGCTCTTTTAAGTTGAGACCTTCGGAGTTGATTGCTTATATGAAATCAGTGGTCTCGAATAAGTCTCAAAGATATTTAGGGCACAATCCAGCATCAAGTTATGCAGCCATTCTCATGATGATTTTTACTTTGGGGATTGGTTTTTCCGGCTTGATGATGAGCTTAAGAATTAATAAGCATTTTTTTGAGGAAATTCATGAATTACTTGCGAATGGCTTTTTAGTTGTAGTTCTTTTTCATATAGCAGGTGTTCTTTTACATCAATTTAAACACAATGATGGGATGATCTTTAGTATGCTTAACGGGAAAAAAGCTAAAATAGATGATGAAAGTGAGATAAAATCAAATCACCCTTTAGTGGCAATTGTTTTTGTCATATTTTTAATTGGGATGGGAAGTTACATATTAAAAAGCTTTGATGGAAATACGGGAAAGCTGAATGCCTTTGGGGCCCAACTTCAATTAGGTGAGAATGAGCACGATGAACACAAGGATGAGAGAGAGAGTTTTGTAAATGAAGAACATGACGATGACGATGATAATGAGGAAGATGACGACTAG
- a CDS encoding response regulator transcription factor, whose protein sequence is MNKKERLIISGILLLISLMTTFDLLTDLKEGVVWWHVAIEGSVAVIALIGVYFLIKGTFTLRKSLKKERELSAMLTEENSHWKESSKKFLDGLSKSIDTQLEKWQLTKSEKEVAFLLIKGFSLKEIAEYRSTAEKTTRAQATSIYAKSGVSGRSQLSAFFLEDLLIPQSEI, encoded by the coding sequence ATGAATAAAAAAGAAAGACTTATAATTTCTGGTATTTTACTACTTATCAGTTTAATGACGACATTTGACCTTCTGACTGATCTTAAGGAAGGGGTTGTTTGGTGGCATGTTGCTATTGAGGGAAGTGTCGCTGTAATAGCATTAATTGGTGTTTATTTTCTAATTAAGGGAACATTTACATTAAGAAAATCACTAAAAAAGGAAAGAGAGTTATCGGCTATGCTCACTGAAGAAAACTCTCACTGGAAAGAAAGCTCAAAAAAGTTTCTAGACGGCTTGAGTAAGTCAATTGATACTCAGCTGGAAAAATGGCAACTTACTAAATCTGAAAAAGAAGTGGCATTTTTATTAATTAAAGGTTTTAGCTTAAAAGAGATTGCTGAGTATAGGTCAACAGCAGAAAAAACTACACGGGCACAGGCGACTTCAATTTATGCAAAATCAGGAGTATCTGGACGCTCTCAATTATCAGCATTTTTCCTTGAAGACTTGCTGATTCCACAATCCGAAATTTAG
- a CDS encoding recombinase family protein, producing the protein MKAPTLRFGEKLIGTTRVVHKGEQKVIEKMISLREKGYSFKRISEYLNDKNIPTKLGGSWYPSTVKDIVKRELKRRED; encoded by the coding sequence GTGAAAGCACCTACTCTTCGCTTCGGTGAAAAGCTTATTGGGACTACGCGTGTAGTTCATAAAGGAGAACAAAAGGTAATTGAAAAAATGATTTCCCTTCGAGAGAAAGGTTATTCATTCAAGCGAATCTCTGAATACTTAAACGATAAAAACATACCAACTAAACTCGGTGGGTCATGGTATCCGTCGACAGTAAAAGACATTGTTAAGCGAGAGCTTAAGAGAAGGGAGGACTAG
- a CDS encoding ATP-binding protein, with product MNFSYERLNQNLEALKLTKISEILDNYLERAVKEQASITEALDYLVNEERCHKDEKSLKMRTNVAGFPYRKTFEQFDFNYQPSIDVKTINELRTMRFVENGENVILLGPPGVGKTHLSIALGMDAVRNKYSCYYMNCHELITALNRSQFENNLATKLKTLTKYKVLIIDEVGYLPFDKQGANLFFQLISKRYEKHSIILTSNKSFSEWGSIFGDNVIASAVLDRLLHHCTVVNVKGESYRLKDRKDQLKRN from the coding sequence ATGAACTTTTCCTATGAAAGACTTAATCAAAATTTAGAGGCATTAAAGCTGACAAAAATTTCTGAAATTTTAGATAATTATCTAGAACGAGCAGTAAAAGAGCAAGCATCAATAACAGAAGCATTAGATTATCTAGTGAATGAAGAAAGATGTCACAAGGATGAAAAATCGCTTAAAATGAGAACAAATGTTGCGGGATTCCCTTATCGGAAAACATTTGAACAATTTGATTTTAATTATCAACCTTCTATTGATGTAAAAACCATAAATGAACTGAGGACAATGCGTTTTGTAGAAAATGGAGAGAACGTAATACTACTAGGGCCACCAGGTGTTGGAAAAACTCATTTATCAATAGCTCTCGGAATGGATGCCGTTAGAAACAAATATAGTTGTTACTATATGAATTGCCACGAATTGATCACAGCACTTAATAGATCACAGTTTGAAAATAATTTAGCAACGAAACTAAAAACATTAACCAAGTACAAAGTTCTAATTATCGATGAAGTAGGCTATCTACCATTTGATAAACAAGGGGCAAATCTGTTTTTTCAATTAATATCAAAACGATATGAAAAGCATTCAATAATATTAACCTCTAATAAAAGCTTTTCTGAATGGGGTAGTATTTTTGGAGACAATGTAATTGCATCTGCTGTTTTAGATAGACTTTTACATCACTGTACAGTTGTGAATGTTAAAGGTGAAAGCTATCGATTAAAGGACAGAAAAGATCAATTAAAAAGAAATTAA
- a CDS encoding transposase gives MSTTYVYYGFNPILARPYKPNTKGKVENTVKYVRTSFFDEETFKSLKDLNSKALDWLNEVNNQVHSTIKEKPFDRLKHENLITVENKYFDLSKIYYRKVFIDSHFNLFSKKYSVPYQYVNKEVAIKLSEENIIVYYREKIIAEHTINELGTIYITNPEHLDGLAEKRYGSGYRPKIKESKKTNNEIHTVSGVDLNINVEERDLNFYQGVLQ, from the coding sequence GTGTCGACGACTTACGTTTATTATGGTTTTAATCCAATTTTAGCACGCCCTTATAAACCTAATACCAAAGGAAAAGTTGAAAACACTGTTAAATATGTTCGAACTTCATTTTTTGATGAGGAAACATTTAAATCACTGAAGGACCTCAACAGTAAGGCCTTAGACTGGTTAAATGAAGTTAATAATCAGGTTCATTCAACAATAAAAGAAAAACCATTTGATAGATTAAAGCATGAAAACTTAATAACAGTTGAAAATAAATATTTTGATCTATCAAAAATATATTATCGAAAAGTTTTTATTGATTCTCATTTTAATTTATTTTCAAAAAAATATTCAGTTCCCTATCAATACGTAAACAAAGAAGTCGCAATAAAATTGAGTGAAGAAAATATAATTGTTTATTATCGAGAAAAAATTATTGCTGAACATACCATAAACGAATTAGGAACTATTTATATAACTAACCCGGAACATTTAGATGGACTTGCAGAAAAACGATATGGTTCTGGTTATCGCCCAAAAATTAAAGAAAGCAAAAAAACTAATAATGAGATTCATACTGTTTCTGGCGTCGATTTAAATATCAATGTTGAAGAAAGAGACTTAAATTTTTATCAAGGAGTATTACAATGA